A segment of the Romeriopsis navalis LEGE 11480 genome:
GATCGTCAATGTCGACTTTGGGGGTACTGCCAATATCGATCGACAACAGATCAAACTCCACCGGTGGGCGATTGGCACAGCGTACGCGCCGCTGCTTTAGATCTAGCCCCACCACCTGATCACCATAGAAGATGACACCCGCAAACTGACAGAGCGATCGCAGATCAATATGGCAATCATCCCGCTCATAAAATCCCGCCACATGACCGGGCAACATCCCGGAATAGGGCGTATCCGAGCCATCACTAATCAGGATTACCCGCACCCCTGGCACTGGCCGCATTGCCCATAGACGCAGAACGATCGCATGACTATGCCCACCCCCGAGCAACACAAGGTCTTGCTGAATTGGCACCGAGGAAGATTGCATAGAAAATCATTCGCAATGGATAATCAAACTGCGTCTATTTTGTCATCACGACAAAACGCTACAATCGATCCAGTATAACGATTGCTTCACAATTGATTCATCCACTGCCATCGCAGTTGAAACGCACTACATCATGGCTATTCGCATCGGTAACGGTTACGACATTCACCAACTTGGCCCCAATCGCGAGTTAATTCTCGGCGGCATCAAAATTGAACATGAGCTGGGCCTAGTCGGCCATAGCGATGCGGATGTTCTCACCCATGCCATCATGGACGCCATGCTCGGCGCTTTAAGCCTCGGGGACATCGGCCATTACTTCCCCCCCACTGACGAGAAATGGAAAGGAGCAGACAGCCTCAAGCTACTCGCACAGGTCCATGGCTTACTGAAAGAACGCGGTTGGGCGATCGGCAATATTGATTCCGTGGTGGTCGCCGAACGCCCCAAGCTCAAACCCCACATTGAGGCGATGAAACAGCGGATTGCCAACATCCTCCAGGTCGAAGTTGATCAAATTGGTATCAAAGCCACAACGAACGAAAAGCTCGATGCCGTCGGTCAAGAAGCGGGCATATCAGCCTATGCTGTCGTTTTGCTGGAGAAGTAACTTGGCTAACGAAGTCATCCCGGACGCGTTAGGGACA
Coding sequences within it:
- a CDS encoding FAD-dependent oxidoreductase, whose product is MQSSSVPIQQDLVLLGGGHSHAIVLRLWAMRPVPGVRVILISDGSDTPYSGMLPGHVAGFYERDDCHIDLRSLCQFAGVIFYGDQVVGLDLKQRRVRCANRPPVEFDLLSIDIGSTPKVDIDDPALIGLSAIPAKPVPQFLQWWNCLCEGLRADPTQPQRLAIIGGGVGGVELAVNMQ
- the ispF gene encoding 2-C-methyl-D-erythritol 2,4-cyclodiphosphate synthase; its protein translation is MAIRIGNGYDIHQLGPNRELILGGIKIEHELGLVGHSDADVLTHAIMDAMLGALSLGDIGHYFPPTDEKWKGADSLKLLAQVHGLLKERGWAIGNIDSVVVAERPKLKPHIEAMKQRIANILQVEVDQIGIKATTNEKLDAVGQEAGISAYAVVLLEK